TCTGTCACCACACTGGAGCTGAGCCTCTGCGACATCCCCGATGCCTGGTTCTGCGTCTCCCCTTCGGTGCCACCACCACAGGTACAACACCTCACTATCCACAGCATTCCCACCTTTTCTGACCATCATCTTCTTGGCATTTCCTCACAGAACCACTTGAAGACACTGAGCCTTTGTGGCACCTACCGCATCACTGATATGGGGatccaagcagcagctccacaccTGGAAGAGCTTGAACGTCTGATTCTGCGGCACTGCATCATTGGTGATGCTGCCATGGTATTCATTGGGCGCCACATGAAGCAGCTCCGCTACCTGGAAATCAGCAATGCCTACTTCCTGACAAACAGGGGGCTGGTTGCTATTGTGACACTGGAGCACCTGGAGACCCTGTGCCTTGACCTCTATGATTTGGTCTCCCTTGGTACTGTTATTGCTTTGTTGCAAGTGCTGCCTCGCCTGAACCACCTCAAATTAGGTGGAACTTGCTTTGAAGATGAACTCCTCGATAAAATTCAGGAGAATTTTCCACATTGCACCATATCTCACACTCCTTGATAGCCTGAAGTGCTATCCTTCCTTACTACACCTGAAGTGCTCCTTTTGTTTTGGTAAAGCCTGTTTTCCTGTACATAGCTGTGGGACAGAATTCCCATTGGCCTTAAAATATTACGGTTTTTCACATAAATATGTTAAAAAGCTGTCATGTAAATAAGTTTGTTAACAAGCTTTTGGTAGGTTTCCCCGCTCCTTGTTTTCCATGGATCAGAGGAATAGGAAAGCTGGGAAGCACACCCAGCCGTTGGGAACCCCACTGACCAAAAACTGGCTGGGGTGATGACAAGTTTAAGCTCTgtcttctcctctttctccactgCTGAGGACCAGGCAGCAGTGTAATGAGTGCAGAATTCAAGGAGTGAAGTGAGACACCCTTCTGTCACTGAAAAAACAGACCTGGCAGCCAAAACCTCATGATTTCcaattccttctcctttccttcaaATTTGGATCTTCAAGTCACTTGTCAGACTGGTCACGAGGATTCCTGAACACCTGGTCCCAAGAGCCAGACATCCCGTTTGCCCCTGGGCATTGCTGGGGCTGTCGTTACCTCTGGGTTTTGCTGGTAACATCCACGTTTTCTCATCATCTGTTGTCTCCATTcacttcctcttcctccctcatCCCCCAATTTCATAACACCAGATAACCACCCAAATGTTGTTatgttgttattattaatttttattctataTTTTAAAGCgaatattgtatttattttaaaaaacttgcAAGCTTTTAACTTTAATTTGAACCCCTGTTTTTAgggcttgggggttttttaacctGCTTCGGCATCTCTCCTGCCCTTTAGGACACCCTTCCTTTTGACAAGAGCATCCTACAGGAAACGGAGCAGGACAACTAATGCCTCAGTTGAgctttttctgccttgttttcaTCCCAAGCGCCCCCTGCCCTCcattcagctgcagcacatgcAATAAACCTTTGGGTTTTAGACAGTCCTGGATGGCAGTGACCCTCCTTGTGGTGAAATCCTCATTGCTCTCGGGTGGCCTTTGTGCCCTGGACTCTTTCTTGTTCCTAAACCCAGTCTCAGGGTAGCTTCAGGGCTAATATCCAAAGGTAAAATGTGCTTTGGAAAGCATCCCAAGGCTGCTGACTTAGTAACTACCGCTCCGTGTTTATCCCAGGCAAGGAGATTAACACTGGTGGAATTAGTCTCATTAAAACCTCCAGCTTTATCTGTTCCAGCACTctctgggatggggagggacaGTAcgacagggaaagggaaaattaaaagcagtaaaaatccATCAATCAGTCAAGGCACAGTGAGATGCAGCAAGAACCTCGACGTTCTCCTGATCTTTGCACCAGGATCTTTGCAATCCTGATGGCACAAAAACAGAATTTAACATCCCCACAGTCACAACATGCCAGTTTTCCATTAACTAACTGCTAAACAGGGGACAACAATTACAAGTTGATATGGTGCAAAGTGGAGTGTTTCAGGTTTGGAAGCAGGAGGGGAGCTGTAAATATTGGATGACTATGGGCAAATTAGGGGCATAAAAGACTGAAAGGTCTTTAACCAGAAGTTCTGGTTCTACTCACCGTCCCCACATACCTACTTGAAGCTCTTTGGAGGGCTGTTCTTGATCTTTGTTTCTTCTGATTTCCAAATTCAAGGGGTTTCTACTCAGTTCATCTCCATTTCATCTTTTGCTGACTTGAGCATTTCTTCCCCCAACCCCACCTTCTAGGTATTCATATGCACATCATTACATCAAAGcccaaatgtttttaaaaatacataataaatGTCCAACAGAGACAGCTAAACCTTCAGCAAAGCCAGGACATGGAACTGGTCTTAGCATTCTGAAAGGAGTAGCAGTCCACAGCCCTCTAAGTGAATAGAAAACTCAGAGAAGCCATAACATTTGGGGCTATCAGTCATTGCAGGGAACAACCATTGATTaccaagctgctgctttgcctctTCACGCACCAACTTGCACACATGTACCACGATTTCATACATGTACGTATTTAATATTCAGATCCAGGTCTTTTATCAGACCcaaatccattttattttctcgGCCATGTGTATCTGCTCATGCCTTCTGTGGTAATTTCCAAAGTATTTCCTATCTTCCAGACCCGCTCATTTTCACACTTGGAGTAAACCCCCTCAGAAACCAGAGAATTTGTCCCTTTTTAAATCCAAACAGATGGGGAAGAATCACAATAAAAGCACAAACTGCCTGAGGGATGACGGGGGACGGGACGAGGCGAGACCGGAGATGCAACACCGGGAACACCGGGGAGGAACGAAGAGGCACCGGCAGCCGGGGAGTGATAGGGACAGGGGGCAAGGGGCACCGAGCAGGTGACAGGGACAAGAGGCATAGAGAAGCAGGGACAAAAGGCACCGAGCAGGGAACACGGGGACAAGAGGCACCGTGGGGCGGGCGAGACTGGAGGAGACACCGGGGCTTAACGCGGGGGAACGAAGAGGCACGGGGAGGGGGTTGCTGGTAAGGAAGGGGGTTAAAGAGGGAGGTCCCGAGCCCAGCGGAGCTACCGGGGCCTGCCGGTACCTGCCGAGGCCGCGCCCCGGGCTCTGGCAGGGACGCCGGCGCGGCCCCGGAACTGAGGCGTCGCCAGGGCCGCGCCCCGGGTTTGTTGTTAGCAACGCCGCGATGGCGGAGCGGGCGCCCCTGCCCGACTCGGTGCTGGTGCAGGTCCtggcgctgctgccgctgcgGGACCGGCTGCGAGCGGCCAGGTAGGGCTTCCCCGGGCGGGACCGGCTGCGAGCGGCCAGGTAGGGCCTCCCCGGGCGGGACCGGCTGCGAGCGGCCAGGTAGGGCCTCCCCGGGCGGGACCGGCCGCCTGCCGCTTCCCCGGCCCGGCGCTGACGGCTGCTCGCCTCCCCGCAGGGTCTGCCGGCGGTGGCAGCAGCTGGCGCAGGACCGAGCGGTCCGGACACATGTGGATCTGAGCCCTCACCGGGTACGGGCCCAAAGCCCTCTCAGCCCCCTCAGACCCCACACCCCTCTCAGCCCTCACAGCCCCATAGCGCTCTAAGCTCCCATAGCCCTCAATGCTGTCTCATTCCCCATAGCCCCCATagtccccacagccccctgaACTCTCATAGCCCTCACAGGTCTCACAACCCTCACAGCCCCCACAGCTCTTCATAACCCCCATAACCCTTCACAGCCCTCACTGCACTCTAAGAGTGGCAGAATGTGACAGTACATACAGCTGAAAAGGAAAGTACATGGCACCGGCATGTTTTGACAGAAGCAGTTTTCTGGACTGCTTCTGTCTTGACGCATTTCTCTGTGCGAGAAGTAGATGGACATTTCAGACTCTGAGAGACTGAAAGTGCATGATGCTACGGAATACAGCTGAGAATGAAAGTGCAGTGCACCATGATTGTGTGTGCAGTTTTCAGGCTGCAAGAAAAGTAACTGCCGCTTGACTGTGGTGCGAATACAAGTTTGCAAACGTAAGGAAAGGTCAGAGAAGTCTTTCTATTCTGGCACATTTTCTTTGAGAGCAGCGGACTTTGGATGTCCACAAGGGATGGTTCGGAGATAACCACGGCGGACCCCCGTCTCTGTCAAGCAGCCAGCGCCGCTCAGCAGCTCCAGTAGATGGGGCTGTGTGCCTATAAACCAGCCCAAGGCGCCGCTCCCGGGGTGGACACGGCTGGTCACGGCCCTCACACGAAACGCGTCAGGACACAAAGGCTTTGCTGACCTTCCCGTTCCACGTGCAACCTCTTATCTGCGCCACACTCACACGGCAACACGAACTCCTTCCCAATTATATGTGCTAATATGTTTTTTCACTCTCACAGAGCCCAGCTGCAACACTGAAAACATCCAACAAAAATATAACTCACGAAAAGTGCCAGGTGAGAAAGCTCTTGCTGGCTGCTACTTCAACGGCACCGAAGTATGTGCTTCAAACTGCAGCACAATCCCTGCTGTCTGCACTCTCCTTCTCAGCTCTGTGTACCATCACAATCCTTCAGTCTCACGGAGTCAGAATACAAAACTGAACCCTACCACTGATTGCTCAGACATTAAAGGTACCAGGACAAAAAGATCAACAGCTGGGCTTTTACATTCCCCCTGTAATGGTTCAACAGCTCTAACCAATACCACTGTATACTAGGAAAATCACTTGAATTGACCAAGACCACCCTATGTGTGgatccaaaattattttccttgtcaGAGAAGGAAACTATGACCCCCATCTCAAAAGAAATGTGATCCTGTCTCCAAAACAGAAAACGTCTGGGAAGTGATCCCATACAAAGGTGCTAGGACACTGTTACTGGGCATTACCTCCCCTAGGCTGTACACCAAGACTCAGGATAGCTGCTTACTTTGCCCAAAATAAATGTAGAGCTAAAAATTTCAGAAGACCGCCTCTGAAATGTGGAGATGACATCCCTAATTGCAGACAGTGCAAAGCTGCTTCCACCCAAAGGTGCCAGACAAAAAGAACTGCTGATATCCCTTTCATTCCCAGGGAACCTGATAATTGGCTGCTCAAACACTGGGACTGTGTGCTTTCATTCTTGTCGAAGAGCACTCTCATCACTTTCTGAAGGTTAACTCCAAAATTTGGATACCAATACGGTAATTGCAAGTACTGGGGGATTGCTCCCACACAGAATGTGCTAGGACAGAAAgtttctcctgcctgctgcagcctaTCATCTGCATCTGAAACACTGAGCCTAAGTGTACCCATGTAAAAGCACTGCCACACATATTCAGGAACCCCCAGCCAAAAACTGGACACCAACTCCAATATTACATACATCCAAGATTACTCCTGCACAAAAGGTGCACTGCACTTTCATTCTCAGCTATCTTACATAGCATCATGCCCTTTCAGTCTCTGAGAGTCCAAAATGTCTTGCTGGAGTTTACTTCCCCACAGTACCTTATCATCTGCTCTGCAAAAACTAGGACTACATCCTTtacttcccaaggaaaggcactccacTTCCTGAACCCCATCCTAGAAATATGGAGCCAACAATCACAAATTTTATATGCCTTGGTGTGGGCAAATGACTAGGGACCCTgtggacaggtaactgggcgCACAGTTAGAGGAAACTGAGTATATTAGCATTTTAACAGGAGTTGCAATGGTATGGAAATTATAGGGTAAATCACAGTTGCTGCTCCCTGGATGGAATGTGGTTGGTGTGACTTGAAACCTAGTTCATGGTGACTCCACATGCACCTGCTAAGGGGATGCAATGGAGGGTGGAGCAGAGTGGAGATAGTCTGGCCAGGCTCTGTGGAAATCCTTACATGATGGTACTTTACAGCTAATAAACCACATACCACCTGCCAGCCAGGGGAGGTAGAGGAACATGTCCTACAGCTGAGCCAGCAACTGTGGCAAAATTCCTCTCCTTAGATCAACATGATTCATTAAAGCCCAATAATAATGTTAACTCACCCCTCCATTCCAAAGTTATCTCTCTCCAAGGTATGACCACCCCTCACTGGGCATGTGCTCTATATTATTTTTGCCTGTATCTTTAAAAGCGAAGAGAATTTTATACCAATCAGTAAGAAAGATATTCATGACTGGAGTCACTCAAGCTCCACCTAAACCCAAAGAAATAGAATATAAATAAGTCGAGAATGGCGTAAAAGTAAGGAAGACTCCATTGTAACTGCTGGGATCAGTGGATGGGCTGAACCTGTCTTCTCCCCCATAGGGACACCTATTGGGTATATATAGGATAAGAATCATACTCCATGCACATTGAATATTTTATTGGGAATTAGAGCATGTCTGTATATTCCTTCAAGTATATTTTTGCACTCAGATACTACCACTGACAATCTTTGAACCTTAACCTGTCAcgattttatattaataaagaGTGTTATTCCATAAACTGTCAGTGTGAATCCTTCCTGGGCACTGGCAGTCACTGGCAGTGGGTAACACCCTCAAATAAAGGAGAAGACCTGCTGAGGGCTCTCCCTTTTGCTGTTAGTGTGTTTCTCTAAGTCAGAAAACCACCCTCCGATCCAGTAGGACTGCTCAGTGAAGGGTACCCCTAACAGGATGCTGACAGACTGATCGGGAACAAGGGTCTTGGCTTTCCTGGGAAGCTGACAGAGAAATTAAACACTAAGGGTCAAGTAAATCTCCCCACACTAAGAGTCAAGAATGCCTCACCTTTTCACATGACACTTGGATTTTCTACACCAGAGGTGTCAGAACAGAAAGCTGAGGCTAGTCTTTACTCAGCAGCCTGTCATGTGCACCTGAAACACTAGGCCTAgctgctttccttccctttctacGGCTCTCTTGCCTTACTTTACATACCGTGCTGCTGCCATGACTTACCtacccctcccttgccttgtgctgcctttcctcccttccttggGTGAGCTCGGTgaatttaattgcttttcctACTCTCCAGTTCTATGAGTTAGAGCTGCTGCAGTGTTACAGTGGGAATGCAAAAGCCAAGCTGTTGAGCTTTTTGTCTTGGtacctttagtgtgtgagccaTCAGTGGTGCCATTCAGGTTTGGCTCCTGACTCTGTGAGACCGAAGGATTACGATGGTAcacagagctgagaaggaaagtgcagaCAGCAGGGTATGTGCTGCAGTTTGGTGGGTGCAGCTGCAGTTCTGGCCAGCAACAACTTTCTCAGCTGGCACTTCTACGAGCTACGCTTTTGCCAGAGGTTTTCAAGTTTGTAGCTGGACTCCATGAGATAGAAAATATTTACGAGCACGGAGGAGTTCGTTTTGAGTGTGATGCAAGTACGAATTTGTACTTGGAAATGGAAGATCAGCGAAATCTTTCTGTCCTGACACAGTTCATTTGAGAGCAGTGACGTTTTGAACTCGGATCCGCACTTCGGGTGGTTTAGAGCTAGGCAAGGTGCATTTCCTTCTTTCGCAAGTACACACCGCCATCGTGCGGCGCACTTTATGAGCGCTGACAGCGCCCAGGTAAAGGTCACGCCCCTTCTGTCCTGGCATAGTTGGTGTAGGGGTTCCGTTGTGGATCCTGGCTCTTCGACACTGAAAAAATGTGATCCAGCatagagctgggaaggaagaCGAATTCTCTCgctgttggctgtgcagtttataggctgcaaaagaaaagtgaattccagcacggcctctttcttctCTAGAACCAGTTCATTCCCATAGGAAGGAAAGAGCATAGGCCCAGTGTTTCAGGTGCTGATGAGAGGTGGCCCACAggaggccaaggccagccagaCCCATCTGTCCTGGTAGCTTTCAACTGAGATTAACGCTTTGATATATTGAATTTTAGAGGTGCATTCGAAATTTCCCTCATAGGCTCCCAGATGAGAATGACAGTTCATTTCCATTGTAAGGAAAGCACATAACCCCGGTGTTTCAGGTGCACTTCCAAGGGGAGGCCAAGCCCAGCCAGACCCACCAGaccctggcagcttttgtctaGGAAGCAATCCAAGGACATTTGCAGTTTTAGGTGGTGGAATCCCAACTTTGGACAGGGGCACGAGGCTGAAAAGGATGGCTCTTTTCCACGGAAAGGAAAGCCTGGAGCCCCAGTGTCTCATGAGCAGCTGAGAAGTGGCCCATAGGAGGCCAAGGCCAGCCGCATCCATCagtcctggcagcttttgtctgggagcaattcTCAGATGTTCATAGTTTTAGCAGGCAGATTCCCACTTCTGTCACCAGGCACCTGGCCTCAaaggacagctcttttccacaggaaggaaagcccagtgctctggggcagctgagagcagccccCGGGAGGCCAAGGCCAGTGACACCTGTCAgtctggcagcttttgtctgggAGTAATCCTTGGATGTACACAATTTTGGGAGGCAGAATTCCAATTTCAGCCATGGAGGCCTGGCCACAAGGGACAGATCTTTTCCACAGGAAGGACAGCCCAGTGTCCGAATGTCTCAGGGCAGCTGAGAGGCATTCCCATGGCCCTGCCTGTTGATCCTGGGAGGCTGACCCCCACCCCCATCACTCTTGGCCCTGCCTATCAATCACTCTGAGTGGATGACTCCACATCTCAATTACTCTTAGTACCACCTGTCAATCCATCTCCTGGGCTGATCCCACCTGTCAATCACTTTTATTCCAGCCTGTCAGCCACTGACAGGCTTATTCTACCTGTCGATCATTCCTGTCCGATCAATGCCCTCACAGAGATCCCATACCCCCTCAGAGTCCTCACAGATCCCCCATTAGCCCTCACAGCCCCCATAGCACTCCAAGCCCCTTTAGCCATCACAGCCACCACAGCCCTCACAGCCCCCAGAGCCTTCTCAGTCCTCACAGACCCCACGGCCCTCACAGACCAGATAGCTCTAAAAGGCCCCATAGCCCTCACAGTCACCTCAGACCTCATGGCCCCCATAGCACTTACagaccacaatgcccagagcacCTCTAGCCCTCCCAGACCCCAGGGCCCCAACACTTATCTCAGCCCTCCCACCCCATCTGTCTGTCAGAGCCCCTGGAAACCTCACAGACCCCATAAACCCTCACTGGCCTCACAGCCCCCAAAGCCCTAAGAGTACTCAAAGACCCCACAGATCCCATAGCCTTTCAGGCCCCTATAGCACTCAGAGCCCACAGAACCCCAACAGCCATCTAGGTCCCACTGCCCCCAAAGCCTCCATAGCCCTCACAGCCCTGAAGGACATGACAGACCCCACAGCCCTCCAAGCCCCTCCAAGCCCCACAGGTGCCCAGATGGCCCTCACAGACCCCACAGCTCTCACAAACTCACGAGCCCTCAGAGCCCATAACTACCACAGAGCTCACACCCCCCACAGCCCTCACTACAGCCCTCAGAGACATCATACATTACAGACCCCTCTCAGCCCCTAGAGTTCtcacagcccccacagccagctCCACCCTTACAGACACCACTGACCTCACAGACCCCATAGCCCTCATATTGCTCAAAGCCCAATAGCCAACACTGCCACCACAGAACTCATAGCCCCTATAGCACTCAGACCACACAGCCCCATAGGCCTTCAAAAAAGCCCTGAGAGCCCTAAGAGCCCACAGAGATGCTATACCCCTCCAAGACCTCATAGCTGTCACAGCCCTCTCAGCTCTAACATGTTGGTGATGAGatcaaatgaaaagaaaaaatctaaatgtaaagaaaaaatctgaGTGTCGGTGATGAAAGCACACTGATACAATGTTGTAGTTTCTGAGCTCCACAggtgttgtttttcttcttccttttttccctttctcatgTGAGCTCCTTTTTATTAGTCCATTACAGAAAAACAACCGTGCTCTAATTGGACCCCAGAATCTCTGCTAATTTTGTAACACAAAACATGTCTCAAGCATTCCATTCACATGACTGTCTTCAGCCACAGTAAGTTGCACACATGGTGGGTTTCCACTGAAGTAATTTCTCACAGCATCCCCAGCAAACACGCAGACTGGCAGAGCCTGTAGGGTCAACATTCTCTTGTTCTAACCTCGATTAAGATGCCAGGCATTCCACACTAGCAGATCTCACAGCCAGGAGAGCCCTCAGACACCACAGAGCCATCTCAGTCCTCACTGAGGACCCTACAGGCTCCACAACTGCCCTCACAATCCTCAAACCCCCTCACAGCTCTCACAGCCACCAGAGCCCTCATAAGACCTCACAGCTTCCATAGCCCTCGTAGCCCCCTCAGCTCACACAGACCCCATAGCCAGGCGAGCCCTTAGAGATGCCATAGCTCTCACAGACCCAATAACCCTGCACAGACCACAAAGCCCTCAGAGCACTGGAAGATTTCACAGCCCCCATAGCTGTCTAAGCCCCTTTAGCTGTCTAAGCCCTTTTAGCTGTCAAAGACCTCACAAACTCCATTACCCTCCAAGCCCCTGCAGCCCTCACAGCCACCAGAGCCCACACAGCCTTCACAGACCCCACAGCCCTCTGTCACCACAGACCTCATGGCCCTCAtagcacccacagcccctgtaTCCCTCACAGGCCTCTCAGCTCTAACAGACCCCACAGCTATGAAAGCCCTCACAGCCCTTACAGCTCTTCAAGCCCCCAAACACCTCAGAGCCTTCACAGCCCCCACAGACTTCAAAgcctctgcagctctcagagcccccagccctAAGAGCCTTCATAGCCCTCTCAACCatcacagcacacacaggctgCTTAAGCTGCTTTAGCCCCCCGACCTCCTCAGCCCCAGTATCACTCTaagcccccacagccccataGCCCTCAGAGCCCCCAAAGACCTCAGAGACCCCTCAGGCCAGTCATCCCTCACAGCCTCCATCGACCTCAAAGCCCTCATAGTCCTCTAGCCCTCACAGAGCCCATAGCCCTTCACAGCCGACACAGCCCTCAGGGACCCCGTAGCCCTAGACATCCCACATAGCCCTCACAGCCCCGTATCACGCACAGCCCTCATACCGCAGAGCCCTCGCAGTCTCCACAGTTTTCCCAGCCGCCACAGCCCTCAAATATCTCCTTGCCCCCACAGCCCTCTCAGTTCTCCCAGACCTCACAGCCCTCACAAGCCCCGCAGGATGCTCCCCgcacagccccatccctccTCAGCTGTCACAACCCTCACGATCCCCGCGCACGCGCCTGCGCCTCACGATCCCCCGCGCATGCGCACCCCCCTACGCCCGGCCTGTGGCCGCCTGTTCGGCCGTGCCCCGGATGTGGCTTCTGCCCGGGAAAATGGCGGCGCAGGGGTGGGCGGAGGCAGTGTGGTAGCGCCCGGTGCCGGTGCCATCCCCGCCATGGCGGACCTGGGCCGGCAACTGCACGAGTACCTCGCGCAGTCCAAGGCTGCTACTGCTACCGGCCCCAGCGCGGTCCCCGCACCGCCGGCCGCCGGCGGCTCGCAGGAGGAGGCGGGGGACCGCGGCGGGCTGCGGGCCTGGCTGGGAGCGCTGAACCCGTTCCCGTCGGGCACTCCCCCGGGCGCTCCGGTGTGGCCTTGGGCGGGAGAGGAGGACCCGTGGCTGTTTGGGCTGTCGCGCTGGCAGCGGCTGGCGGGCAGTGGGCTGTGCGTGCTTCTGGCCGCGCTGTGCTTCgggctggctgggctgtgcgtgccgctgctgctgctgcgcgCCCGCAAGTTCGCG
This genomic window from Corvus hawaiiensis isolate bCorHaw1 chromosome 10, bCorHaw1.pri.cur, whole genome shotgun sequence contains:
- the FBXL12 gene encoding F-box/LRR-repeat protein 12, whose protein sequence is MAERAPLPDSVLVQVLALLPLRDRLRAARVCRRWQQLAQDRAVWTHVDLSPHRITRRTLWHLVRHRLPDSLCTLRMRGMPRSGGKQRLLSPALLAALRKRCPQLHRLCLTETDLRHVPYESMPSSVTTLELSLCDIPDAWFCVSPSVPPPQVQHLTIHSIPTFSDHHLLGISSQNHLKTLSLCGTYRITDMGIQAAAPHLEELERLILRHCIIGDAAMVFIGRHMKQLRYLEISNAYFLTNRGLVAIVTLEHLETLCLDLYDLVSLGTVIALLQVLPRLNHLKLGGTCFEDELLDKIQENFPHCTISHTP
- the SFT2D3 gene encoding vesicle transport protein SFT2C, producing MADLGRQLHEYLAQSKAATATGPSAVPAPPAAGGSQEEAGDRGGLRAWLGALNPFPSGTPPGAPVWPWAGEEDPWLFGLSRWQRLAGSGLCVLLAALCFGLAGLCVPLLLLRARKFALLWSLGSLCALGAAALLRGPARLLREPGRGALLYLGALFGTLYAALALRSTALTALGAAAQLGIAAAALLAALPGGAAGLRRLAGLLRAAVCGRGKTLPL